The Tachysurus vachellii isolate PV-2020 chromosome 15, HZAU_Pvac_v1, whole genome shotgun sequence nucleotide sequence TTGGTAATAAAGAGAGATTTCACCATAAGGGTTCACACACTGTTAGGTGAATTGAtgattatgaatatttaatgataaataaaatgaatatttcacTGCAGCATAATTACAGATGGACAAACATCTTTACATCAAATCGAACAAATTAGAAGAGATTAACTATGAATGATGATTCATAacgataatgatgataatgataactATGAACTATGATTCACTATGACCATTTTTATACCATCTCTGATaagaatttgatttaatttaatttttctgtatcatttttacaattatttaaaatgtgcacATAAATTCCATAAGTTCCATTTGGATTTAGAAATTGTTCACAAACCTACTGAAATTGTATCGATAACATTCTTAAACGATGATATGatattctttacattaattacatGTCATATAATGGTGCATATTTATTTGTCTCAGCATTACATAGAATAATTTTTTGAACAGGATCCATTTTACGTTTTAGAGACTTATCTCTTTTCTGCTCCTGGTGTGTCTCTGCAGCCCAGCCAGTATTTGCCTATAGGTCTGGGGTACGAAGGAATGGCAAAGTCAACACGCTTGGTCTGTAAATTGAATCTGTAATACTGATCTGCAGACAAATtgaaacagaaggagagagacttGTAATGTACATGCTGATATAATCctatattaacattatttcttTGTAAAATTTTACACAACggaataattgtaaataaaaatgtgaacaaCGTTTTAAAGTGACAAGAGATCGCTTTGGCTCGTATAAAAATTCCCCCCAAAAAATTTATTTCACGTGGTTAAACTTTTTAGCACACTGTACTCAGTATACTGTAGATTTGccttataattttaaaaaagcactgtctctgtgcctattatttataaatgacttgTGGGATCAGTGGCATGCTTCGACAGTGGCACAATGAATGTCACTAAGCTGTGTAGTACAACCCTATACTATGAAGAGAATGGCTTTTGTGAGTATTAGCAATGAGTGTGAATGATCCTACCTGTTAGAAGATGTTGTACATATGTTGTATACACCATTTTAGAAaacacattacagtacaatgAAAGCTGGAAACTTAAACCCAGTACCTCCTTTAAAGAAGTAGACACTCTGTAGTGGCCTGCTCCAACGTATTCGGTTGAATGTTGCATCCTCAGAAGGGTTGTATCTGTGGTCATAATCATTGTCATTCTGCTGTTGATTGCCATTCCTGCGTCTGTCCTGATCTCTCCAGTTGTCCTGGCTAAATTCCTGCCCAATGTTAACACCTCTCTCGACTAACATAGTTTCCCACAAAGGAGATCGGGATTGTCTACGCCGTGAGCCCCGCTGCTGCTGGTTCCACTGCTGGCTCCACTGCTGGTCCCAATGATGGTTCCATAGTTTTTCCCCCTGTTGGTTCCAGTCTTGGTTCCACTGTTGGTTAAGCTGTTGATTCCACTGTTGGCTCCGGTGCTGACCCCCTAGTTGATCTTGCCGTCTTCTACTGGGCCATTGTAAATATCGAGGTGAGACATACAGTCTTCCAGGAAGCACTGCATCCACTGGGGATTTAATACCAATCCAATCTTTACTAATGAATTGATTGGTGCTATGCTGGCTTTCAACTGTAAAAGGAAACACAACATATTACATTTTGTGTTATGAGCTTTATTTGCTGTTACATGCTAATTCAAAAGCTTACATCCACTGAAGAGCTGGCTGAAGTGCTCTGCCCAGCGATCAtaatataaatctgtatatCTTCTGAAGAGCGCAGAGGGGAAGATCCTGGACATCTGAATGCATTCTTTATGAGATGGCTGGTGCTTAAACTCATACTGATAATAACGGTCACCTAAAGCGGGTAGTTTTAAATAAGAGCAACACTGAGTAGAAATAATAACATGGATGTGTAACCATAAGTACAGTAAGACCGAGAAAGGAGAAATGAAATACTCTAACCTTTAAAGAAATAGACCTTCTCTTTGCCGTTGTGGTTGTGAGCAGGGATAGCAAAGGCAGCGTCTAAATTATCCGGGATTGTTTCAAATCCAACAGAGATATCTCTTGGGAAATCTTCATCCAGGACTCCGTTATCAAATCTCCAGTACTTGCTCCCCTATAATGTAGTGCATaacatgaataattaattacagAAAAACTGAGAATTAATGCAATGCAATTCAGCATCAACTgggaaaatactgtatatgtatgtaattaaaatttttCTTGACTTCTAAATCAAAACTCAGTTCATTCTGAAGGGGCAGAAGGTGTTgaatcattttctataacagaaggTAACTGGGATTTTCAGGTGTGATTCTCCAAATGAACAGTTtaagaaatgtgtgtaattgttgatgTGATGAAGTTTTCTGTGAAGAGACCTAAGGAAGCTCCAGTGTCAATGCTTTAGGCAAAGCACCTACGTTCCGACAAGGAGACTCTTCGCAGTCTTTACAGTATCTTGGAAACATAACattgttttgtatatatttttttatgggTATTAtgcaatattaaatgtaactttaaatggataaaacatggatttctttaaaaataaataaaaatgggaaGATCTGTACTGTGgtataaggaaaataaaatattcaggaCATGATGTAAACTGTAAATTATCAACTTTGGGCCAATTAACCAGAagcattgttgattattttcctgtagcaGAACAACCTGTCTTGCATTATTCAGCCAAGTCA carries:
- the vtna gene encoding vitronectin a isoform X2; this translates as MKPELLFLLLKLLQTGHTAEESCIDRCDSGFDATKQCQCDSLCKYYRSCCTDYESLCDNLTRGDTFPSFPEDEENSTSMAPTHSAENLTSLTTATPISDPDAEVCSRRPFNSFMQLKNGSLYAFRGKYFFELDERAVLPGYPKLIEDYWGIKGPIDAAFTRINCQGKTYIFKGSKYWRFDNGVLDEDFPRDISVGFETIPDNLDAAFAIPAHNHNGKEKVYFFKGDRYYQYEFKHQPSHKECIQMSRIFPSALFRRYTDLYYDRWAEHFSQLFSGFESQHSTNQFISKDWIGIKSPVDAVLPGRLYVSPRYLQWPSRRRQDQLGGQHRSQQWNQQLNQQWNQDWNQQGEKLWNHHWDQQWSQQWNQQQRGSRRRQSRSPLWETMLVERGVNIGQEFSQDNWRDQDRRRNGNQQQNDNDYDHRYNPSEDATFNRIRWSRPLQSVYFFKGDQYYRFNLQTKRVDFAIPSYPRPIGKYWLGCRDTPGAEKR
- the vtna gene encoding vitronectin a isoform X1 gives rise to the protein MKPELLFLLLKLLQTGHTAEESCIDRCDSGFDATKQCQCDSLCKYYRSCCTDYESLCDNLTRGDTFPSFPEDEENSTSMAPTHSAENLNTLPSSTSLIKHLTSLTTATPISDPDAEVCSRRPFNSFMQLKNGSLYAFRGKYFFELDERAVLPGYPKLIEDYWGIKGPIDAAFTRINCQGKTYIFKGSKYWRFDNGVLDEDFPRDISVGFETIPDNLDAAFAIPAHNHNGKEKVYFFKGDRYYQYEFKHQPSHKECIQMSRIFPSALFRRYTDLYYDRWAEHFSQLFSGFESQHSTNQFISKDWIGIKSPVDAVLPGRLYVSPRYLQWPSRRRQDQLGGQHRSQQWNQQLNQQWNQDWNQQGEKLWNHHWDQQWSQQWNQQQRGSRRRQSRSPLWETMLVERGVNIGQEFSQDNWRDQDRRRNGNQQQNDNDYDHRYNPSEDATFNRIRWSRPLQSVYFFKGDQYYRFNLQTKRVDFAIPSYPRPIGKYWLGCRDTPGAEKR